A single region of the Desulfatiglans sp. genome encodes:
- a CDS encoding DEAD/DEAH box helicase: MKFSEFDLDDQIIQALEEAGYSECMPVQEQTLAHTIKGKDVFVQSQTGTGKTAAFLVSIFALLRGELKGKKSLIIAPTRELAVQIEKEAILLGHNLGFNICSFYGGVGYGRQEHH; encoded by the coding sequence ATGAAGTTTTCCGAATTCGATCTTGATGATCAAATAATTCAGGCACTGGAAGAAGCCGGCTACAGTGAGTGCATGCCGGTCCAGGAGCAGACCCTGGCTCACACTATTAAGGGAAAAGATGTATTTGTGCAATCTCAGACTGGCACCGGTAAAACTGCTGCTTTTCTGGTTTCAATTTTCGCTCTGCTCCGTGGTGAGCTCAAAGGTAAAAAGTCATTGATAATCGCTCCCACACGTGAATTAGCGGTACAGATCGAAAAAGAAGCGATTCTTCTGGGGCACAATCTCGGATTTAACATCTGCAGTTTCTACGGAGGAGTCGGTTACGGCCGACAGGAACACCAC